TCGTCCCAGGGGATGAAGCCTTCGTGGCGAAGGGCGCCGATGAGCGTGCCGGCGTACAGGAAGTAGGTCAGTCCCTCGGCTTCGCAGTGAATCCTGATGTCCTCGAGCAGCCCGAGCAGGATGTCTCGGTGTTCCGCAAGCGTCACGACGCGCATGCCCTCGGTCACGTCGCTCCCTCCCTGTCAGCACCTGCACCCAAGGCGTGGTGGGCGCGCCAGCAGGAGTAGACCCAGCAGGCGAGTCCCATCGTGGCCAGTGCGGCCACCCCGACGAAGGGTGCGGTGATCCACGCCGGGTCGCCGGTCAGCGGGCTTCGGTCCAGCTCGCGTCCGAGCACGAACTGGAGACATCGGACATGCATCACGAAGAGGCTCGGCACGCCGAAGACGAGACCGAGTGTCTTCAGCATCCGCAGGGGGCGTTCCTCGAGGGCAATCCCGGCCATCAGGACCACGCCCAGGGCGAGGCACCACGAGTAGCGCCCCTGCCAGAGCGTGCCCGCGGTGGGTAGACGCGAGTAGGTGTACCACGCGCCGACCGCGACCGCGCCGATTGCCGCGGCGAGGGCCGCGACCCTGAGCCGGGGGACGCGGGTGAGGACCAACGGCAGCAACAGGAAGGCGAACATGACCAGACCGGCTACGTAGACGTCGAGGGTGGCGGCGTTGCCCCTGAAGGGTGCTGCGGAGATGACCTGGAAGAACCACAGCGGGATCTCGCCGAGCGTCTCGCCCAGACGACTTCCGACCATGTCGTAGGTCCCTGCGGGATCCGGCGAGGGATGTGCCAGGACCCACAGCGTCGACGTGACGGCCGAGCAGCCGATCACGACGGTGGCGACGGCCATGAGGCGACGATGTCGTCGCAGCACATCTCGAACACCGGTCTGCCCCAGCAGCACGATCCACACGCACAGGATGAGCAGCAGCCAGACCGGGCTGAAGGGTCGGATCCAGGCAAAGGTCGCTGCGAGGGGGATGGACGCCAGCAGCAGACGACCACGGTGCGCGTCGTCCGCCGGGCGCGTGGTGCCGAGGAGGCATGCCCACAGAGCCAGGGCCAGCATCACCTCTACGCCGTTCGGGGCGACGAGGACCAGGGAGTAGACCGTCGTCGGCGTCAGCACGACCGCGGCAGCGACGAGTGGCCAGGCGGATCGTGCCCAGCCCGTGATGGTCCAGACGGTGGCTCCGAAGAGCGTCGCGCACAACAGCGCGGAGAGGATGCGCATCGCGTACAGGGCTGCGTTCCCGTCGAGGAACCAGGTGGGCCAGCCCACCGCCAGGTAGTACGTCGGCTGGTAGATCGCGGCCGCGCTGGCGATCGCCACCTGCCCCACACCGACCTCCCCGGTCGGTCGGCAGTTGTCCGCACCCGGATAGTCGAGCGACTCGCAGAGCGGCCGTGCCGCGTCGGCAATCCCGTCGTTGACCGTCACGAGCAGGCCACGTCCGTCGTCCGGCCTCCCGAGGTCGGTGAAGAGCTCGCCGTGGCCGGCGGCGCTGGCGCGGTAGGCGTGGTCGAACTCGTCGATCCCGGCGAAGGGAGGCATGGCGAGGATCCACGCAGCCTGGAGGAGCAGCAGCCCCAGGACCATGAGTCCCGTCAGGCGGCGACGTGCACTACCCGGCACGGTTGCTCCCGGCGAGGACCGACCTCACGACGTCGTAGGCGGGGCGCATCAACCGTGGTGGCAGCAGCCTGAACGACACGCGGAGCACGAGGTTGGTGGCTGACCGAGCCGGGCCGACGAGACCCAGGCGTCGGAGATGCCGCTGCAGGTGCCACTCCGCGCGGATCGCTTCCCGGTCGGCGCGACGACGGTACGACGCCTCGTCGACCCGGTAGTGGACCAGGGGCTGAGGCAGGTTGTGGAAACGCGTCCCCGCAGCGGCGAGGCGTGCCCAGAGGTAGTAGTCCTCCATGCCGGCGAGCGGGAGGTAGCCGCCGGCACTCACCACGTCCTGGCGGCACATCAGGACCGTCGGATGGTTCACGGGATTGACGCTGCGCAGCTTCCGGACGATCTCGTCGTGGTCGAGGGGCATGTCCCGTCGCGCCGTCGCCGTCCCGGGATCCTCCTCGAACTCCAGCATCGCGCTCCCGATCACCCCTGCTGTGCCCTCCCTCGCAGCGAGGGCCTGCAGCTCGATCCGCCGCGGGTCCGCGACGTCGTCCGCGTCCATGCGCGCCACCCAGGCCGCCGTCGTGTGCGCGAGACCCGCGTTGAGTGCTCCCACGAGCCCGACGGAGCCGGGTTCGAGCACGACGAGCTCCGGAGCGAGGGCACGCTCCTCGTCGAGGACCACGTCGTGCGCGGGTGTGAGCGGGCCGTCCCGGACGACGAGGATCTCCCCCGCTCGCAGGGTCTGGTGACGGAGGCTGTCGAGCGCTCCGCGGAGGTGGGCGGCCGAGGTGTTGCGGTGGACCGGCATCAGGATGCAGATGTCGGCCGCAGACATGCCGGTCATGCCTGCGTGACCTCGCCCGGACTCGTCGTGCCGCAGTCGTTCGGGCCCCGCCAGCGGGTCATCGGCGCGCGCGAGGCACCTGTGACGACCTGCGACATGCGGCCAGCCTAGATGCCGGACGCCGTCGGACGGGGCTGAATCGCGCGTTCGGCGCCGGGTGAGTGACCGGTCTCGTCCTCGAGGTTCCCTCAGTCCAGCCCGATCGAGAACGCCGACTCGAGGTCGTGCTTGGAGTAGGTCCGGAACGCGATGTGGGTCTCGGTGGCCGTCACTCCGGGGACCTTGTTGAGCCGGTCGGCGACCACGGCGGCGACGTCGTCGTGGTTGCTCACGCGCACCAGCGTGATCAGGTCGATCTGGCCGGTCACCGAGTAGACCTCGCTGACGCCGTCGAGGGCCGCGATCTGCTCGGCGACCTCGGGGATGCGGGCCACGTCGGCCTTCACGAACACGATGGCGGTGATCATGCGCCCGAGGTTAGCGGGCCGGGCGGTGGGTCGGCGCAAGGCTGCGCCGCTCGTCGAACGGCACCAGTGAGAGCCGCGACTGGGTCACGGCGTCGTGGAGCGCCAGGTGGCGGGTGGAGCCGGTGATCGGGCAGGTCCACTCACCGTCGACGTCCACCAGCCGGATCCCCGGGGACTCCAGCCAGCGCAGGATCCGCTCGGTCTCCTCGGCCGTCGCGGCTGGCACCGGGCCGGGAGCCGGTCGCACCGACTCGGCGCCCAGGCGCAGGGCGTCGACGAACGCGTGGGCGTCCGTGCCGGAGGGGATCACGCCGGCTGCGGCGAGGCGTCCGTGGCGTACGACGTGGACCGCCCATCGCCCGTCGTCCTCACGGCGGGCGGCGATGACCTCGGGGCACCGGGTGAGGGCGCTCAGTCGCTGGGTGCGCGCGGTGGCCCGGATGAAGGCGGCCAGCCGGTCACGGTGGACGCCGGCCTCCTCGAAGCGCTCGTCCGCCGCCAGCGACGCCATCCGCTCGTTGATCGCGTCGACCACCTCGTCGGGCCGGCGCAGCAGGCTGTCGCGCAGCTGGCGCACCACGGCGGCGTACGTGGTGTCGTCGACGCTGCCGTCGCACGGCGAGAGGCAGCGCCCCATCTCGGCCAGGACGCAGGCCGCCTTGCTCGGTCGGCGGGCCAGGCGGTCCGAGCACTGCCGGACGGGGAAGGTGTCGTGGAGCGCCGACAGGCACTTCTCGGCCACCTTCTTCGACGAGAAGGGGCCCAGGTAGTCGGCTTCGTCGTCGGCGACCCGCCGCACCAGGGACAGGCGTGGCCAGGGCTCCCGGGTGAGCTTGATGAAGTGGACCTTTTCGGGGAAGCGCGATCGTCGGTTGTAGCGGGGCTTGTGCTCGGCGATCAGGCGCAGCTCCCGCACCTCCGCCTCGAGCGGGGTCGCACACTCGATCCCGGTGACCTCGCTCGCGAGCCCCACCATCTCGCCCATCCGGGTCCGCGTCTCGGAGGCCGTGAAGTAGGAGCGGACCCGGGTGCGGAGGTCGCGGGAGGTCCCGATGTAGAGGACCCGGGCGGCGTCGTCACGGAAGAGGTAGACACCGGGGGAGTGGGGCAGCTTCTCGGCGAGGTGGCGCTTGCGCCGCTGGGCGGCGGAGACCTTGGCGGAGAACGTCTGCAGCTCCTCGAGGGTGTGGACTCCCAGACCGCCGAGGCGTTCCATCAGGCCGTGGAGGACGTCGACGGTGGCGCGCGCGTCGGAGAGCGCGCGGTGGTTGGGCGTGGTCGACGCATTGAAGACGCGGGCCAGCGAGGAGAGCTTGCAGTTGGGCGCGTCGTCGCGGGTGATCACGCGGCGGGCGAGCACCGCGGTGTCGACCACCTCGAAGGTGGGCCACGGGCGCCCCTGCTGCTCGGCGAAGTGGCGCAGGAAGCCGACGTCGAACGGTGCGTTGTGGGCGACGAGGACGCAGCCCTCCGCGAACTCCAGGAACGCGGGCAGCACCGACTCGATGGGAGGGGCGTCGCTGACCATGGAGTTGGTGATGCCGGTGAGCACGGCGATGAACGCCGGGATCTCGGTGTGGGGGTTGACCAAGGTCTGGAACTCGCCGAGCACCTCGCCACCCCGGACCTTGACCGCGCCGACCTCGGTGATCCGCGAGCCCCCCGCCGCGGAGCCGCCCGTGGTCTCGAGGTCGACCACGCAGAAGGTCAGGTCGCGCAAGGGCCGCCCGAGCTGGTCGAAGCTCCGCTGCTCCTCCCAGCGGGAGGCGCTCCGGGTGGCGGAGTCGTGGGCGATGGTCACGTCCACGACGCTAGGTGTGGGCACCGACAGACCGCGGGAGGGCGCGCCCTAGGCTGGTCGGGTGAGCACGCAGATCCCGGGTCCGACCCAACGCTGGCGCTGCGGAGGGTGCGGCAACCTCACCCGCTTCGACGTCGCGCGCGTCCGGCGTACGACGGAGTTCTGGCACTTCGACCTCGCCGGTGACCACGAGGTCGAGGAGACCGACGTCCGCGACGAGACCGTGGCCTCGGTGACCTGCCGCTGGTGCGGCCGGGACGACGCGGTCGAGGTCGTGTCACGCGCCGACGTCGCCTCCGACGGCGAGGCCTGACCCGGCGCGACACGCCGCGGCGACCCCTTCTCGGGGCCGGTTGTCAGTGGGGGCCCTCACCCTCACGAACATGACGACACGAATCGACTGCGACACCTGCGTGGTGAGGGGGCTGGCCTGCCACGACTGCGTGGTGACCGTGCTGCTCGGGCCGCCGCCCGAGCTGGAGTTCGACGACGAGGAGAAGCGCGCCCTGGACGCGCTGGCCGCCGGTGGCCTGGTGCCCCCGCTCCGGCTGGTGCAGTCGGTGGACCCGCCGGTGATCGAGTCGGCATGATGTAGGCGCTCTGTGACAGGTGGTGCTCGTGTGATCAGTGCGTCTGGAGTCCCCGCCTCACGTGGCCTGAAACACGTCCCGACCTGTGTGGGAACTTGGCCGCCGTCGCGGATCGCGACTAGGGTGGTGCGCTAGGTGCTCGTGGAAGTGGGTCAGTCCGAGATCCGCGCGGGCACCGCGCCGAGTCCAGACCGGGGGGACGGTCGACGGAGCCGGGGAACCACACCATCTGGGGTGAATCCCCTGCGAGGCAGGTCACGAGAGTGGCGTGTGGAGCAGGGGTAGGGCATGTCGTGCCCGAACCCGTCAGCTCACCCGGTAGGCGTACGACAACCAAGGGAGACCCCCGTCTCGTGCTCAACGGTCGGAAGCGACTCTTCAGTGCCCTCTCGGGCCTCACGCTGGCGGCAGTCGTCGGGCTCGTCCCCGGCGCCGCGCAGGCGGAGCCCGACATCGACGACGTGGAGAACCGGGTCGACCGGCTCTACCACGAGGCCGAGGCCGCCCAGGAGCGGTACCACGACGCCAAGCTGGAGCTCGACGAGCTCCAGGGGGACCTCGACTCCCTGAAGGCCGACCAGGAGCGCCAGGACGACCGCCTCTCGGTGGTCCAGGAGCAGGTCCGCGACACCGTCATCCGCCAGTACCAGGGCGAGAACCTCAACGCCGTCGGGCAGGTCTTCGTCAGCGAGGA
This genomic interval from Nocardioides euryhalodurans contains the following:
- a CDS encoding DUF2142 domain-containing protein, whose protein sequence is MPPFAGIDEFDHAYRASAAGHGELFTDLGRPDDGRGLLVTVNDGIADAARPLCESLDYPGADNCRPTGEVGVGQVAIASAAAIYQPTYYLAVGWPTWFLDGNAALYAMRILSALLCATLFGATVWTITGWARSAWPLVAAAVVLTPTTVYSLVLVAPNGVEVMLALALWACLLGTTRPADDAHRGRLLLASIPLAATFAWIRPFSPVWLLLILCVWIVLLGQTGVRDVLRRHRRLMAVATVVIGCSAVTSTLWVLAHPSPDPAGTYDMVGSRLGETLGEIPLWFFQVISAAPFRGNAATLDVYVAGLVMFAFLLLPLVLTRVPRLRVAALAAAIGAVAVGAWYTYSRLPTAGTLWQGRYSWCLALGVVLMAGIALEERPLRMLKTLGLVFGVPSLFVMHVRCLQFVLGRELDRSPLTGDPAWITAPFVGVAALATMGLACWVYSCWRAHHALGAGADREGAT
- a CDS encoding Lrp/AsnC family transcriptional regulator, coding for MITAIVFVKADVARIPEVAEQIAALDGVSEVYSVTGQIDLITLVRVSNHDDVAAVVADRLNKVPGVTATETHIAFRTYSKHDLESAFSIGLD
- a CDS encoding DEDD exonuclease domain-containing protein, which translates into the protein MTIAHDSATRSASRWEEQRSFDQLGRPLRDLTFCVVDLETTGGSAAGGSRITEVGAVKVRGGEVLGEFQTLVNPHTEIPAFIAVLTGITNSMVSDAPPIESVLPAFLEFAEGCVLVAHNAPFDVGFLRHFAEQQGRPWPTFEVVDTAVLARRVITRDDAPNCKLSSLARVFNASTTPNHRALSDARATVDVLHGLMERLGGLGVHTLEELQTFSAKVSAAQRRKRHLAEKLPHSPGVYLFRDDAARVLYIGTSRDLRTRVRSYFTASETRTRMGEMVGLASEVTGIECATPLEAEVRELRLIAEHKPRYNRRSRFPEKVHFIKLTREPWPRLSLVRRVADDEADYLGPFSSKKVAEKCLSALHDTFPVRQCSDRLARRPSKAACVLAEMGRCLSPCDGSVDDTTYAAVVRQLRDSLLRRPDEVVDAINERMASLAADERFEEAGVHRDRLAAFIRATARTQRLSALTRCPEVIAARREDDGRWAVHVVRHGRLAAAGVIPSGTDAHAFVDALRLGAESVRPAPGPVPAATAEETERILRWLESPGIRLVDVDGEWTCPITGSTRHLALHDAVTQSRLSLVPFDERRSLAPTHRPAR
- a CDS encoding glycosyltransferase; its protein translation is MTGMSAADICILMPVHRNTSAAHLRGALDSLRHQTLRAGEILVVRDGPLTPAHDVVLDEERALAPELVVLEPGSVGLVGALNAGLAHTTAAWVARMDADDVADPRRIELQALAAREGTAGVIGSAMLEFEEDPGTATARRDMPLDHDEIVRKLRSVNPVNHPTVLMCRQDVVSAGGYLPLAGMEDYYLWARLAAAGTRFHNLPQPLVHYRVDEASYRRRADREAIRAEWHLQRHLRRLGLVGPARSATNLVLRVSFRLLPPRLMRPAYDVVRSVLAGSNRAG